Proteins from a genomic interval of Euwallacea fornicatus isolate EFF26 chromosome 39, ASM4011564v1, whole genome shotgun sequence:
- the LOC136349684 gene encoding peptidyl-prolyl cis-trans isomerase FKBP8-like isoform X2: MSVTDQLNSGFQRTNTAVKMSALNSDNQLITEQLLENLKNDVEAKTDVFLSDQRLDKSEKLILDEISKNELPEELELKPENPELITNETKEKALEDTDSSRNLNSNEKDLVKSDEKSKEWQDILGSGIIMKKLLKEGEPDSRPLKSDKCIISYTCRVEDSDEKDFAMEEENFELALGEGDVIQGLDVAIGLMNKHERCLLKIGSRLAFGDKGLPPKISGGVSVIFDIELIDTTPEEDLASMSIQEKQRQGNLKRERGNWWYQRGEHTLAIQCYRRALDYLNEVESENAEKPSDSVLQHLLEDRLKVLNNMASAQIKMELFEQALVSLQTVLCCQPDNIKALFRKAKIHTAKNELPQALKLFEKARSLEPEDPLIVKEILLVSGLIHKQKNSEKEYARRMFANVTPSGALNSKTKVKKSEKRSGYGNKIWVSLGATVAIGVVGILAYKFKYF, translated from the exons ATGTCTGTAACTGACCAATTAAATTCAGGTTTCCAAAGGACTAACACTGCAGTTAAGATGTCAGCCTTAAACAGTGACAATCAGCTAATAACAGAACAATTACttgaaaatctcaaaaacgatgTAGAAGCCAAAACCGACGTCTTTCTTTCAGACCAGAGACTTGACAAAagtgaaaaactaattttagatGAAATATCCAAAAACGAGCTCCCTGAAGAGCTTGAATTGAAACCCGAAAACCCAGAACTTATCACAAATGAAACCAAAGAAAAAGCTTTGGAGGATACAGACAGCAGCAGGAATTTAAATAGCAATGAAAAAGATTTAGTCAAGAGTGATGAGAAGTCTAAAGAGTGGCAAGATATTCTAGGCTCTggtataataatgaaaaaactgcTAAAAGAAGGAGAACCAGACAGTAGGCCTTTGAAATCAGACAAATGCATTATCAGTTACACCTGCAGAGTTGAAGATTCTGATGAAAAAGACTTTGCAATGgaagaggaaaattttgagttaGCATTAGGGGAGGGGGACGTGATTCAAGGCTTAGATGTGGCCATAGGCCTGATGAATAAACATGAAAGGTGTTTGTTGAAAATTGGTTCTCGTCTGGCTTTTGGGGACAAGGGCTTACCTCCCAAGATATCTGGAGGTGTCTCCGTAATCTTTGACATAGAATTAATAGACACTACCCCTGAAGAAGACCTTGCCTCAATGAGCATTCAAGAGAAGCAAAGACAGGGCAATCTAAAGCGAGAGAGGGGCAACTGGTGGTACCAAAGAGGTGAACACACTTTAGCCATACAGTGTTATCGCAGAGCTTTAGATTACCTGAATGAAGTTGAGAGTGAAAATGCTGAGAAGCCTTCAGACTCAGTCTTGCAGCATTTATTAGAAGATAGACTCAAAGTGCTTAACAACATGGCCTCGGCTCAAATCAAAATGGAACTTTTTGAACAGGCTTTAGTTTCATTGCAAACAGTACTTTGCTGCCAGCCAGACAATATCAAAGCTCTGTTCCGTAAAGCGAAAATCCACACTGCAAAAAATGAACTTCCCCAAgctttgaaattatttgaaaaggcGCGCAGTTTAGAGCCTGAAGACCCGTTAattgtaaaagaaattttgctGGTTTCAGGGTTGATTCACAAGCAGAAGAATTCAGAAAAGGAGTATGCAAGGAGGATGTTTGCCAATGTCACACCATCTGGGGCACTAAACAGCAAAACTAAAGTGAAGAAGAGTGAAAAAAGGTCTGGATATGGGAACAag ATTTGGGTGAGTTTGGGGGCTACAGTGGCAATTGGTGTTGTAGGCATTTTGGCCTACAAGTTTAAGTACTTTTAG
- the LOC136349684 gene encoding peptidyl-prolyl cis-trans isomerase FKBP8-like isoform X3: protein MSALNSDNQLITEQLLENLKNDVEAKTDVFLSDQRLDKSEKLILDEISKNELPEELELKPENPELITNETKEKALEDTDSSRNLNSNEKDLVKSDEKSKEWQDILGSGIIMKKLLKEGEPDSRPLKSDKCIISYTCRVEDSDEKDFAMEEENFELALGEGDVIQGLDVAIGLMNKHERCLLKIGSRLAFGDKGLPPKISGGVSVIFDIELIDTTPEEDLASMSIQEKQRQGNLKRERGNWWYQRGEHTLAIQCYRRALDYLNEVESENAEKPSDSVLQHLLEDRLKVLNNMASAQIKMELFEQALVSLQTVLCCQPDNIKALFRKAKIHTAKNELPQALKLFEKARSLEPEDPLIVKEILLVSGLIHKQKNSEKEYARRMFANVTPSGALNSKTKVKKSEKRSGYGNKVQIWVSLGATVAIGVVGILAYKFKYF from the exons ATGTCAGCCTTAAACAGTGACAATCAGCTAATAACAGAACAATTACttgaaaatctcaaaaacgatgTAGAAGCCAAAACCGACGTCTTTCTTTCAGACCAGAGACTTGACAAAagtgaaaaactaattttagatGAAATATCCAAAAACGAGCTCCCTGAAGAGCTTGAATTGAAACCCGAAAACCCAGAACTTATCACAAATGAAACCAAAGAAAAAGCTTTGGAGGATACAGACAGCAGCAGGAATTTAAATAGCAATGAAAAAGATTTAGTCAAGAGTGATGAGAAGTCTAAAGAGTGGCAAGATATTCTAGGCTCTggtataataatgaaaaaactgcTAAAAGAAGGAGAACCAGACAGTAGGCCTTTGAAATCAGACAAATGCATTATCAGTTACACCTGCAGAGTTGAAGATTCTGATGAAAAAGACTTTGCAATGgaagaggaaaattttgagttaGCATTAGGGGAGGGGGACGTGATTCAAGGCTTAGATGTGGCCATAGGCCTGATGAATAAACATGAAAGGTGTTTGTTGAAAATTGGTTCTCGTCTGGCTTTTGGGGACAAGGGCTTACCTCCCAAGATATCTGGAGGTGTCTCCGTAATCTTTGACATAGAATTAATAGACACTACCCCTGAAGAAGACCTTGCCTCAATGAGCATTCAAGAGAAGCAAAGACAGGGCAATCTAAAGCGAGAGAGGGGCAACTGGTGGTACCAAAGAGGTGAACACACTTTAGCCATACAGTGTTATCGCAGAGCTTTAGATTACCTGAATGAAGTTGAGAGTGAAAATGCTGAGAAGCCTTCAGACTCAGTCTTGCAGCATTTATTAGAAGATAGACTCAAAGTGCTTAACAACATGGCCTCGGCTCAAATCAAAATGGAACTTTTTGAACAGGCTTTAGTTTCATTGCAAACAGTACTTTGCTGCCAGCCAGACAATATCAAAGCTCTGTTCCGTAAAGCGAAAATCCACACTGCAAAAAATGAACTTCCCCAAgctttgaaattatttgaaaaggcGCGCAGTTTAGAGCCTGAAGACCCGTTAattgtaaaagaaattttgctGGTTTCAGGGTTGATTCACAAGCAGAAGAATTCAGAAAAGGAGTATGCAAGGAGGATGTTTGCCAATGTCACACCATCTGGGGCACTAAACAGCAAAACTAAAGTGAAGAAGAGTGAAAAAAGGTCTGGATATGGGAACAag GTGCAGATTTGGGTGAGTTTGGGGGCTACAGTGGCAATTGGTGTTGTAGGCATTTTGGCCTACAAGTTTAAGTACTTTTAG
- the LOC136349684 gene encoding peptidyl-prolyl cis-trans isomerase FKBP8-like isoform X1, translating into MSVTDQLNSGFQRTNTAVKMSALNSDNQLITEQLLENLKNDVEAKTDVFLSDQRLDKSEKLILDEISKNELPEELELKPENPELITNETKEKALEDTDSSRNLNSNEKDLVKSDEKSKEWQDILGSGIIMKKLLKEGEPDSRPLKSDKCIISYTCRVEDSDEKDFAMEEENFELALGEGDVIQGLDVAIGLMNKHERCLLKIGSRLAFGDKGLPPKISGGVSVIFDIELIDTTPEEDLASMSIQEKQRQGNLKRERGNWWYQRGEHTLAIQCYRRALDYLNEVESENAEKPSDSVLQHLLEDRLKVLNNMASAQIKMELFEQALVSLQTVLCCQPDNIKALFRKAKIHTAKNELPQALKLFEKARSLEPEDPLIVKEILLVSGLIHKQKNSEKEYARRMFANVTPSGALNSKTKVKKSEKRSGYGNKVQIWVSLGATVAIGVVGILAYKFKYF; encoded by the exons ATGTCTGTAACTGACCAATTAAATTCAGGTTTCCAAAGGACTAACACTGCAGTTAAGATGTCAGCCTTAAACAGTGACAATCAGCTAATAACAGAACAATTACttgaaaatctcaaaaacgatgTAGAAGCCAAAACCGACGTCTTTCTTTCAGACCAGAGACTTGACAAAagtgaaaaactaattttagatGAAATATCCAAAAACGAGCTCCCTGAAGAGCTTGAATTGAAACCCGAAAACCCAGAACTTATCACAAATGAAACCAAAGAAAAAGCTTTGGAGGATACAGACAGCAGCAGGAATTTAAATAGCAATGAAAAAGATTTAGTCAAGAGTGATGAGAAGTCTAAAGAGTGGCAAGATATTCTAGGCTCTggtataataatgaaaaaactgcTAAAAGAAGGAGAACCAGACAGTAGGCCTTTGAAATCAGACAAATGCATTATCAGTTACACCTGCAGAGTTGAAGATTCTGATGAAAAAGACTTTGCAATGgaagaggaaaattttgagttaGCATTAGGGGAGGGGGACGTGATTCAAGGCTTAGATGTGGCCATAGGCCTGATGAATAAACATGAAAGGTGTTTGTTGAAAATTGGTTCTCGTCTGGCTTTTGGGGACAAGGGCTTACCTCCCAAGATATCTGGAGGTGTCTCCGTAATCTTTGACATAGAATTAATAGACACTACCCCTGAAGAAGACCTTGCCTCAATGAGCATTCAAGAGAAGCAAAGACAGGGCAATCTAAAGCGAGAGAGGGGCAACTGGTGGTACCAAAGAGGTGAACACACTTTAGCCATACAGTGTTATCGCAGAGCTTTAGATTACCTGAATGAAGTTGAGAGTGAAAATGCTGAGAAGCCTTCAGACTCAGTCTTGCAGCATTTATTAGAAGATAGACTCAAAGTGCTTAACAACATGGCCTCGGCTCAAATCAAAATGGAACTTTTTGAACAGGCTTTAGTTTCATTGCAAACAGTACTTTGCTGCCAGCCAGACAATATCAAAGCTCTGTTCCGTAAAGCGAAAATCCACACTGCAAAAAATGAACTTCCCCAAgctttgaaattatttgaaaaggcGCGCAGTTTAGAGCCTGAAGACCCGTTAattgtaaaagaaattttgctGGTTTCAGGGTTGATTCACAAGCAGAAGAATTCAGAAAAGGAGTATGCAAGGAGGATGTTTGCCAATGTCACACCATCTGGGGCACTAAACAGCAAAACTAAAGTGAAGAAGAGTGAAAAAAGGTCTGGATATGGGAACAag GTGCAGATTTGGGTGAGTTTGGGGGCTACAGTGGCAATTGGTGTTGTAGGCATTTTGGCCTACAAGTTTAAGTACTTTTAG